The nucleotide sequence CTAAAATTGCCACCCAGTTTCATATTCATAACTGTGGCAGGGAAAAAATCAGGATCAGTGCGAGCTAAGCCAAGGTAGCCAATGCGGATTTCTGACTGTTTGGCATTGGGTACATCGACAAAGTACACGGTTGCATTTTTATTTGGTACAGGCAATTTATATTCGGGGAACGAAACTTCCTTCGCATCCCAACCGTCGACTAGACCTTTAAATACCTTAACGGCTTCACTCCGGCTGATATTTCCTACAATGCTAACATTAGCCAGGTCGGCAGAGAAATTGGCATTATAGTAGCTTTTCAAATCATCCAGTTGTATTGCCTCAACCGATTCAACCGTTCCTACTGTGGCGTTAGCTAAAATATGATCGCCATAGATTAATTTGTTATATACATTGGATGCAATTGATGAGGGGACAGCGGCTCTTCTTTTAATTGATTCTGCTGTTTCCCGTTTGATACGGTCAAATTCTGTGGCATCCCAACGGGGTTCAAAGAGGATCTCTTCTACTAAGGCCAACGTTGCATCAAAATTTCGTTTTAGCGTTGTGGCTTCGATATTAATGGATTGTGCCCTTGTAACCATCCTGATAGAAGAACCGAGCGCATCGATAGCTTCTTCAAGTTCAACCGGTGTTTTGTTGGCCGTACCTTCCATTAGCATATCGGTAATGAGATTTGCAACGCCAATTTTGTTGGGTTCGTCCAACAACATACCGCCATCAATTTGAATGCCGAAGCTGATCAAGGGCAGTTCATCATGTTTGGCACCATAAAGGGATATACCTTTATCATAATCATGCTGCCAGATTTTTGGGAGATTTAAACGAGGTTGTGGTCCATCTACCGGTTCAACGGAACGGTCGAATGTAGATGGAATTTCAGATACATCCATGTCGCCTGTTCCAGCTTCTTTGGTTACATTTTTAACAATCTTTTCTTCCGAAATTGGAAAAAGGACAGATCCTTCAGCCACAAGATCGACTTTCCCTTTAGGGACAAAACTAGTCAATATATAATTTTGGCTTTTAATGTATTTTTCAAACACCCGTTTTACGTCACTCATGTTTACATCGAGGACCTTTTGGAGTTCACTCGCTATAGCATCGGGAGAACCATAATATTCATTATAATGGGCCAATTGAAATCCTTTGCCAAGAACAGAGGAAATGCCTTGGTAGAAACCGGTTTCATATTTGGCTTTTAGACGAGCAAGGTCTTCTGCAGTAAAGCTATCACTTTCAAATCGGGCAAATGATTCGTGAACGGCATTTTCAACATCGGTAAGACTTGAGGTTGGAAACCCATCGACAACAATATTAAATGTTCCTGCAATTTCTTGGGTACCGCTGTAAGAATATAGATTTGATGCCAGTTTCTTTTCTTCAACAATAACTTTATACAAAGGCGCCTTTTTACCATCGCCCATTAATTGTCCCAAAAGTTCTAATGCGGGAGCATCAAAATGTTTTTGATCAACCGTAGGAAAGACCATAGAAAGACGGGGGGAACGGGCGAAATTATCTTCGTGGTATAACTTTTTAGTTTTGCTTAATTCAACAGGCATGGGTTCGGGGTTACCATTGTCTGGACCTGCTTTAATTTCGCCAAAATATTTTTCAACCAGTTTTTTTACTTCTTTTTTATTTATATCACCGGCAATTACCATAGTTGCATTATTTGGGCCATACCATTCTTCATAGAATGAGCGAACATCTGTTAGTGTTGCATTTTGAAGATCTTCCAATTCACCAATTGTTGTCCAGTTGTAGGGATGGTCTTCAGGATATAAATTTTTAATTACCACATAATCTCCGTGGCCGTAAGGACGGTTATCCACACGCTGCCGTTTTTCATTTTGGACCACTTCCTGTTGATTCTCAAAAGCAAGTTGTGTTACGGTAGAGAGGAGCCAGCCCATCCGGTCTGATTCCATCCAAAGGACAGTTTCTAGCGCATTTTTGGGAACAACTTCATAATATACTGTACCATCTTTGTTAGTACCGCCGTTGAGGGTACCACCGACATTTTGAATTTTCTTAAAGAATTGGTCTTGTCCTACGTGCTGGGATTCTTGGAACAACATGTGTTCAAAAAGGTGAGCAAAGCCGGTTCGGCCGGGTATTTCACGATTGGATCCAACATGGTATTGGATGGCTACACCAATAATGGGATCTGACTTATCTTCATGGAGGATAACGGTCAACCCATTATCAAGTGTATATTTCTCATATTCAATATTAAATGGTGTATCTGCTTTCTGTTCACAACCAACCATAAAAATGGTCGCAAATAAGCTAATTATTAGTGATTTTTTAAACATGGAATTCTCCTATTACCAAATGATTAATTTCATTATAACAAACAGATTATCTGGTTGTTCCCTATATCGACAAAAATTACGTTAAATGGTTGTCCGAACATATTAAAAATTCTGTGTAATATTAACTACGGGTTAATTGATTAGTCTAATTGTTGAAAAAAAATAAAGGAGACCAAAAGATGAAACTTGCACGTTCCATATTATTCATTTTTACATTCATTTTATTTGGCTGTGATGAGGTAGAGAAGAATACAAATGATGGAATTGATAAAATGAATGGGGTGAAATTTGATTTAACGAAAGTATTTAAATATTTTGACACTTCGGTAAATGTCTATGTTGATGGTGATGATATTGTAATTAATGCGGATGGTGTTCCTGGACATAAAAGTCCATATTTCCCGCAGACGGAAAATTTATCTCAAAATGGATATTACTATTGGGTGGACAGTGACAATGATGGCACTAACGATATGTGGTCAAATGGTCAATCGAACTTTCGACAGAATCCAAATTATATTGCTGAACGAAATTATACTTTTCGGATTCCTTTGAATCCAAAAGTGTCCAACCAAACATCAGATACTTTTATGGGGCCGATTGGTGTAACAATCAATGGAACGCCATTATTTAACCAGTATGAAGCTGGGAATACAGTCCTAATGCCAGGAGAAGGTATCGCACAAAGTTTAGATGGTAGCGCCGGCCACCCTGCAATGCGAGGGGATTATCATTATCATATGATTCCGGATTCTGTCCTGAATTCTACCGAGGATAATTTTATCGGTTTTGCTGCTGATGGATTTCCTGTATACGGTCCCAAAAATGATGATGGGAAAAATGTTTCCGATTTAGATGATAGCCATGGTGAATTTGGTCCAACGCCCGATTTCCCCGACGGTATCTACCACTATCATACCACATTCACTGCACCGTATATCGTGGGATCTTTTCGCGGTTCGATTGGTTTTGGATGGGGCGGAGGGCCTGGAAATTGAGAATATTTATATTCTCTATAATATTTTTAATGGTAGGGTGTGAGTCATCAACCGTCACATTTGATGAAACTTTTTCAATAAATAATGGTGAACTATATCACAATAACTCCCTTTTTTCAGGTCGTCTTATTAAAACTGAAATAACAGGAACTTGGTCGAAATCCTTTTATAAGAATGGAAAAAGAGAAGGGTTGAGCATTCGTCATTTTGCCGATGGGAATAAAAAGTCTCATGGTAAGTTTCGAAAAGGAAATCAAGTTGGAACACATTTAGGGTGGTGGCCCAATGGACAAATTCGGTCAGAACAATATTTTAATGATGGTCTACTGAGTGGCGAGGTGAAAGAGTGGTTTGTAAATGGTCAACTGGCCGTACTGAATCATTTTTCTAATGGACGACAAGATGGACTTCAACAGGGTTGGCGGAATGACGGAGATTTACGTTTTAAGTATACCTACATTAATGGAAAACGTTATGGTTTTATGGGTTCATCTCTTTGCATGAGTCCTTACCAATAATGAAAAAAGTCCTCATAATATCAGCAGTTGGAATTTCTGTAGCATTCGTATTTTTCTTGGGAAATGGTTCTGAACCATTTCGGTTACCCATTTACCACCCATCAGATATTGATCCCGATTGGGTGGATAAGGAATTTGTTGATAAAACTCAAGTTCATAGAATTCCAAGTTTTAGTTTTATGGATCAAAATGGTAATGTGATTACCAATGAAGTATTTGATGGTAAAATTTATGTAGCGGATTTTTTCTTTACCACTTGTCCGGGGATTTGCCCCACACTCACTAAACATATGGGTAAAGTTCAGAAAGCCTTTAAGGACGACCAAAATGTGAAGATCATTTCCCATACGGTACATCCTGAAAATGATTCAACTGCAGTCTTGAAAGCTTATAGTGAAATGCACAGAATAAATAGTAATCAATGGCATTTGGTTACAGGAAAAAAATCCGAATTGTATGGCATTGCTCGGCAGGGATATTTCAGTATTTCTAAAATTGAAGAAAAAATGAAAAATGCCTTTATTCATACAGAAAATTTCATTCTCGTAGATCAAGAACGTCGAATCCGAGGCATTTATAACGGCACAATCGCCCATGAGGTGAATCGTTTGATAGAGGATATTCAATTGCTTAAAAAGGAATTATAAATATTTTCTATGAAAAGGGAGAGTATGTGGCTTTTCACTCCTGCAATAGGAGAGGATTATGGGGTGGTCAGGAAAGTTGATTCTAAATAATGAAAAATATATAGAAATAGAACCAGAGCAGAATAAATGATTTTACCCATACTGATTGTCGCAATAACTGTTACCTTTATTTCAAAAATCCAAACTGTTGAGTCGCCTTTTTTACAGCGGATCTTTAATTGGTTCCCACCTATTTTATTCGCTTATGTGATTCCAGCAATTATAACCCATACATTCAATTTAGATATGGGTTCTTCAGCCATTCATGGTTTTAGCAAAGGAATTATTATTCCTTTGGCTATTCTCTGTGTCATGAGTGCATTGCTATTCAAGCAATTGCGAATTGTGGGAATTAAGCCAATTTTCCTTTTTGTTTCAGGATCATTCATCATTGCTGTTTTGCCGCCAATTTTGGTTATGCTTTATCAAATTATTGATCCGGTCGCGGCAAAACAAATTATTACAGAAGAATTATGGCGAGGCTTGGTTCCGATTGTGGGAAGTTGGATTGGGGGAAGCACTAGTCAATTGGTACTTAAAGAAGTTGTGAATTGCTCAGAAGAATTATTCGTGGCTATACTAGTTCTTGACAATATTTTAGTAAATATTTGGACTATTCTTATGTTTCAATTCATTAAACGAAGTGATAAGATTAATCGATGGCTTAATATTTCTGCTGAAAAGCCACAATTGTCAGTGATGAATTTGGAAAAAGTTAAAAGACGTGATACATGGATCACCATCGGGGTGGTGTCTCTCATATCTTTTGGATTTTACGTGGCAGATTTATCCTTTTTGTTGAAGGTGGTTATTTTATCATTTATAGGGTTGGGATTGGGAAATTTGATTCAGTCATGGGATCATCAAATTGTTCTTAAGTTGGGGGGGAAGTTAATTTTGATCATTATGGCAACATTGGGATTAAAGCTCAATTTCAATGCATTTGATATTCCAACATCTTTGATAGGCATTAGCATTGTTTGGATTATCCTTCATTATGTGGGTATGATGATAGTTGCCTATTACGCCAAGATACATGCCGCTTGGATCCCCATAGCTAGTATGGCAAACCTAGGAGGAATTTCAACAGCACCGGCTGTAACGGCTGCATATGAAAAGGAATGGATGCCCCATGCCATAGTTCTAGCAATTTTGAGCATGGTTAGCGGTACGGCTTGGGGATTATTCACAATCGTTTTATTTGAGTGGATTATATAATTTAATCACTTTTCATCGACCATGTATATTCGATGCCCACATTGCTATGAGATATAATTGAAATAAAAATGCCCCATCCTACTTTAAACAGGACAGGGCATTTTAGTCTATATTCTTCTGTGTTTAGAAGGAGTAGGTAACAACAAGACTCATTACATTATATTTCATTTCTAATGCATTAATTAGTTCATTTAATCCGTCACCATCAGGTTTCATTTCTAAACTATGGATAGTGTATAGTGCTTCTGCTCCTACGGGTATGAGTGGCATTTTGAATCTTAAACCAAGGCCATAGGCTAAACCGGGATCATAAAAATCAGCCGCATCGCCCATTGGCATTGAATATCCAGCTCGAACTATTCCTCTGAACATGGGTAACCCGACAGGAATTTTGCCAACGGCATAGCCGTAGACCATATCAATTCCTTCGTCGCCACCAGCAGTGTATTCACCTCCAACGCCAATTAGGCTAAGAAGCATAAACTCATATCCCAAGGTAAAGCCCATACCATCTATTTTTTTTTCACTAATACCGAGTATGGATTCTTCTCTCGACGCATCAATTCCAATTCGTAATTGGGCTGTTGCCAAGGTTGTTAATAATATTAAAAATACAGTTATTCGTTTCATTTTATTCAATTTCCTAAGGTTATTGTGAATCAATCTAAAACAAAAATAATAACAATCAAATGTTCTCATGCCTAATTATAAAGTCTGTCGCTTATAAAAAATAATAACAAACCACTTCTTTGTAGTACAGACATTCCTGTTTGTTTTTGTACAGACAGGAATGTCTGTACTACAGGAGATAAAACTACAAGCGTAATTGGTGCTTGCCTTAAAAGTAACCGGCGAGACCAAAAATGATAGATAATGCCATTATCCAGTTTCAGTCTAGATCCCTAGCAAAAGGCAAGGCTACGGTGTGTAGGCGGGTTAAGGTATATGATTATCGGCACGACAAAAAAATAAAAAACTTTGTAACTATTTGAGGTGACTTACAGAAGTAACTAAGTAGAAGGACTCAAATATTCTAAGAAAACTAGCAACAATAATAATTTTCACTT is from Candidatus Neomarinimicrobiota bacterium and encodes:
- a CDS encoding insulinase family protein, whose amino-acid sequence is MFKKSLIISLFATIFMVGCEQKADTPFNIEYEKYTLDNGLTVILHEDKSDPIIGVAIQYHVGSNREIPGRTGFAHLFEHMLFQESQHVGQDQFFKKIQNVGGTLNGGTNKDGTVYYEVVPKNALETVLWMESDRMGWLLSTVTQLAFENQQEVVQNEKRQRVDNRPYGHGDYVVIKNLYPEDHPYNWTTIGELEDLQNATLTDVRSFYEEWYGPNNATMVIAGDINKKEVKKLVEKYFGEIKAGPDNGNPEPMPVELSKTKKLYHEDNFARSPRLSMVFPTVDQKHFDAPALELLGQLMGDGKKAPLYKVIVEEKKLASNLYSYSGTQEIAGTFNIVVDGFPTSSLTDVENAVHESFARFESDSFTAEDLARLKAKYETGFYQGISSVLGKGFQLAHYNEYYGSPDAIASELQKVLDVNMSDVKRVFEKYIKSQNYILTSFVPKGKVDLVAEGSVLFPISEEKIVKNVTKEAGTGDMDVSEIPSTFDRSVEPVDGPQPRLNLPKIWQHDYDKGISLYGAKHDELPLISFGIQIDGGMLLDEPNKIGVANLITDMLMEGTANKTPVELEEAIDALGSSIRMVTRAQSINIEATTLKRNFDATLALVEEILFEPRWDATEFDRIKRETAESIKRRAAVPSSIASNVYNKLIYGDHILANATVGTVESVEAIQLDDLKSYYNANFSADLANVSIVGNISRSEAVKVFKGLVDGWDAKEVSFPEYKLPVPNKNATVYFVDVPNAKQSEIRIGYLGLARTDPDFFPATVMNMKLGGNF
- a CDS encoding YHYH protein — encoded protein: MKLARSILFIFTFILFGCDEVEKNTNDGIDKMNGVKFDLTKVFKYFDTSVNVYVDGDDIVINADGVPGHKSPYFPQTENLSQNGYYYWVDSDNDGTNDMWSNGQSNFRQNPNYIAERNYTFRIPLNPKVSNQTSDTFMGPIGVTINGTPLFNQYEAGNTVLMPGEGIAQSLDGSAGHPAMRGDYHYHMIPDSVLNSTEDNFIGFAADGFPVYGPKNDDGKNVSDLDDSHGEFGPTPDFPDGIYHYHTTFTAPYIVGSFRGSIGFGWGGGPGN
- a CDS encoding toxin-antitoxin system YwqK family antitoxin, which translates into the protein MRIFIFSIIFLMVGCESSTVTFDETFSINNGELYHNNSLFSGRLIKTEITGTWSKSFYKNGKREGLSIRHFADGNKKSHGKFRKGNQVGTHLGWWPNGQIRSEQYFNDGLLSGEVKEWFVNGQLAVLNHFSNGRQDGLQQGWRNDGDLRFKYTYINGKRYGFMGSSLCMSPYQ
- a CDS encoding SCO family protein, coding for MKKVLIISAVGISVAFVFFLGNGSEPFRLPIYHPSDIDPDWVDKEFVDKTQVHRIPSFSFMDQNGNVITNEVFDGKIYVADFFFTTCPGICPTLTKHMGKVQKAFKDDQNVKIISHTVHPENDSTAVLKAYSEMHRINSNQWHLVTGKKSELYGIARQGYFSISKIEEKMKNAFIHTENFILVDQERRIRGIYNGTIAHEVNRLIEDIQLLKKEL
- a CDS encoding DUF819 family protein, which encodes MILPILIVAITVTFISKIQTVESPFLQRIFNWFPPILFAYVIPAIITHTFNLDMGSSAIHGFSKGIIIPLAILCVMSALLFKQLRIVGIKPIFLFVSGSFIIAVLPPILVMLYQIIDPVAAKQIITEELWRGLVPIVGSWIGGSTSQLVLKEVVNCSEELFVAILVLDNILVNIWTILMFQFIKRSDKINRWLNISAEKPQLSVMNLEKVKRRDTWITIGVVSLISFGFYVADLSFLLKVVILSFIGLGLGNLIQSWDHQIVLKLGGKLILIIMATLGLKLNFNAFDIPTSLIGISIVWIILHYVGMMIVAYYAKIHAAWIPIASMANLGGISTAPAVTAAYEKEWMPHAIVLAILSMVSGTAWGLFTIVLFEWII